One Methanoculleus thermophilus genomic window carries:
- a CDS encoding oligosaccharide flippase family protein, with protein sequence MPSTTSATDQTTRGFAAQLPRNLAANIAYFLVNIVIGILLVPYFIDTLGVAAYGLIPLATSITGYVAIVVQSLNTAVTRFLTVDLQRGDYAAANKTFNTSLFGLTAVILLMIPVILVVAYFAPSIFNVPAGQETGAVLLFLGVSAGFLIRSWSGNFTVQLFAYNRLDLQNLVNLTNLIVQTGLIVLLFTLFGPDLALIGGAYLAGAVMASGVAIVLARRVCPHLRISIRSFDRRRVRDLCGMGWWVVIDQIGSLLFLQIDLIVVNLLFGETPAGEYAIALQWVILLRAVAGVLSGVLTPTILSCYARNQTETLIRVTKSAVKLMGLAMALPIGLVCGLAPLLLTVWVGEEFTFLAPLMALLTVHLAVNLAVLPLFPINVAYNRVRVPGIVTFFMGIGNFGLAVALPLLTGLGYYGVAAAAAIVLTLKNAIFTPWYATRVLGVGAHTFTRSMLPGIVATGLIGVAAATLGGILQLPALVTLVVAGAGIALVYLAAVWVLGLNGFERGLFESYLPPALRRIII encoded by the coding sequence ATGCCGTCCACCACCTCCGCTACAGACCAGACCACCCGAGGCTTCGCCGCTCAGCTCCCCCGCAACCTCGCGGCGAACATCGCCTACTTCCTGGTAAATATCGTCATCGGGATCCTTCTGGTCCCCTACTTTATTGATACTCTCGGGGTCGCGGCCTACGGGCTCATCCCGCTCGCGACCTCGATCACGGGGTACGTGGCAATCGTCGTCCAGTCGCTCAACACCGCCGTCACCCGGTTCCTCACCGTCGACCTCCAGCGGGGAGATTACGCAGCCGCGAATAAGACGTTCAACACGTCCCTCTTCGGGCTCACCGCAGTCATCCTCCTGATGATCCCGGTCATCCTCGTGGTCGCGTACTTCGCTCCATCGATCTTCAACGTCCCGGCCGGGCAGGAGACCGGTGCGGTCCTCCTCTTCCTCGGGGTCTCGGCCGGTTTCCTGATCCGGTCCTGGAGCGGGAACTTCACGGTCCAACTCTTCGCCTACAACCGCCTCGACCTCCAGAACCTCGTCAACCTCACAAACCTCATCGTCCAGACCGGGTTGATCGTTCTCCTCTTCACCCTCTTCGGCCCCGATCTCGCCCTCATCGGCGGGGCATACCTGGCCGGAGCAGTCATGGCCTCCGGGGTCGCGATCGTCCTCGCCCGGCGAGTCTGTCCCCATCTCCGAATCTCGATCCGTTCCTTCGACCGCCGGAGGGTGCGGGACCTCTGCGGGATGGGGTGGTGGGTGGTGATCGACCAGATCGGCTCCCTCCTCTTCCTCCAGATCGACCTCATCGTCGTGAACCTCCTCTTCGGGGAAACGCCTGCCGGGGAGTATGCGATCGCCCTCCAGTGGGTCATCCTCCTGCGGGCGGTTGCCGGGGTGCTCTCCGGCGTCCTGACGCCGACGATCCTCTCCTGTTATGCCCGGAACCAGACCGAGACCCTGATCCGGGTCACGAAGAGCGCCGTCAAGTTGATGGGGCTTGCCATGGCCCTCCCGATCGGTCTTGTCTGCGGACTTGCTCCGCTCCTCCTCACGGTCTGGGTGGGGGAGGAGTTTACCTTCCTCGCGCCGCTGATGGCACTCCTGACGGTGCACCTCGCGGTCAACCTCGCGGTGCTGCCCCTCTTCCCGATCAACGTCGCCTACAACCGGGTGCGGGTGCCGGGGATCGTGACGTTCTTCATGGGGATCGGGAATTTCGGCCTCGCGGTCGCCCTCCCGCTCCTGACCGGCCTTGGCTACTACGGGGTCGCGGCCGCGGCGGCGATCGTCCTCACCCTGAAGAACGCCATCTTCACCCCCTGGTACGCGACGCGGGTGCTCGGGGTCGGGGCTCACACCTTCACCCGGTCGATGCTTCCCGGGATTGTCGCGACCGGTCTCATCGGGGTCGCGGCGGCAACCCTGGGAGGGATCCTCCAGCTTCCCGCCCTGGTTACGCTTGTCGTTGCCGGTGCGGGCATTGCTCTGGTTTACCTTGCGGCTGTCTGGGTGTTGGGTCTGAACGGGTTTGAACGCGGGCTCTTTGAGTCCTACCTGCCTCCAGCGCTCAGGAGAATTATCATATGA
- a CDS encoding AAA family ATPase produces the protein MPHTGLLRHDQTLFRDPDVFEPTYLPEHLHHRDAQVQEIAFLLQPALRGGSALSAVLRGLPGTGKTTTVRRVFAAITEETRRVAPVYVNCRHDHSALAVYRSIFRQVCGYPAGRHLDEIKQGIAARLRDRDAALVVCLDDADELIVAGIYNTILYQILRLYEKWDVRKAGVFAVTSDLARNLYAEADASVRSVFHPAEVNFPPYTRAEIREILADRVRQGLYPRVLPPPLLDRIAVIAAGEQDVRVGIDLVRAAVLRAEKDGRRRVTHADVTAAARTVMAPGLNSRIAALSAGERTLLSWIAERSSEGGDMASGAVFEAAQGYLAVGKTTYHEHLKRLAEAGFLDLVPRTGRGREVRLRYDATEVAAACRSPDRTPKTPDRV, from the coding sequence ATGCCGCATACCGGGCTTCTCCGCCACGACCAGACCCTCTTTCGCGACCCCGACGTGTTTGAGCCGACGTACCTCCCCGAGCACCTCCACCACCGCGACGCCCAGGTCCAGGAGATCGCCTTCCTCCTCCAGCCGGCCCTCCGGGGCGGGAGCGCCCTCTCCGCCGTCCTCCGCGGACTCCCCGGGACCGGGAAGACCACCACCGTCCGCAGGGTCTTTGCCGCCATCACCGAAGAGACCCGGCGGGTCGCCCCGGTCTACGTCAACTGCCGCCACGATCATTCGGCGCTCGCCGTCTACCGGAGCATCTTTCGGCAGGTCTGCGGGTATCCCGCCGGCCGGCACCTCGACGAGATCAAGCAGGGGATCGCCGCCCGGCTCCGGGACCGCGACGCCGCCCTCGTCGTCTGCCTCGACGACGCCGATGAACTCATAGTGGCCGGGATCTACAACACCATCCTCTACCAGATCCTCCGGCTCTACGAGAAGTGGGACGTCCGGAAGGCCGGGGTCTTTGCGGTCACGAGCGATCTTGCCCGGAACCTCTACGCCGAGGCCGACGCGAGCGTCCGGTCGGTCTTCCACCCGGCCGAGGTCAACTTTCCGCCCTACACGAGGGCCGAGATCCGCGAGATCCTCGCCGACCGCGTCCGGCAGGGGCTCTACCCCCGGGTGCTCCCGCCGCCGCTCCTCGACCGCATCGCAGTGATCGCCGCCGGCGAGCAGGACGTCCGGGTCGGGATCGACCTCGTCAGGGCGGCAGTCCTCCGGGCCGAGAAGGACGGCCGCCGGCGGGTCACCCACGCCGACGTCACCGCCGCGGCCCGGACGGTCATGGCACCGGGGCTTAATTCCCGCATCGCGGCTCTCTCGGCGGGCGAACGAACCCTCCTCTCCTGGATCGCGGAGCGGTCCTCTGAAGGGGGCGATATGGCGTCGGGGGCGGTCTTTGAGGCGGCACAGGGCTACCTGGCGGTCGGGAAGACGACCTATCACGAGCACTTAAAGCGGCTCGCAGAGGCCGGGTTCCTCGACCTCGTGCCCAGGACGGGCCGGGGGCGGGAGGTCCGGCTCCGCTACGATGCCACTGAGGTGGCCGCCGCCTGCAGATCCCCGGACCGAACCCCCAAAACTCCGGACAGGGTATGA
- a CDS encoding nucleotidyltransferase family protein: MDTATPKIDGECARIIGILREKKAYLEETYHVGSIGIFGSCRRGEEREESDVDILVEFSEVRGIFGFIRLERYLSEILGRSVDLVEKSALKPHIGRRILNEVIYV; the protein is encoded by the coding sequence ATGGATACCGCCACCCCCAAGATCGACGGAGAGTGCGCACGAATCATCGGCATTCTCCGGGAGAAGAAGGCTTACCTGGAAGAGACCTATCACGTCGGGTCCATCGGCATCTTCGGCTCGTGCCGGCGCGGCGAGGAGCGCGAGGAAAGCGACGTGGACATTCTGGTCGAATTCTCAGAAGTCCGGGGAATCTTTGGATTTATCAGGCTTGAGCGCTACCTATCTGAGATCCTCGGTAGATCAGTGGACCTGGTCGAAAAGAGCGCGCTCAAACCTCACATCGGCCGCCGTATCCTGAATGAGGTTATCTACGTATGA
- a CDS encoding ribonuclease HepT family protein, which translates to MTAPRNTLDYLDDILDAIEKIAIFTRGMSYEEFCEDDKTV; encoded by the coding sequence ATGACGGCTCCACGGAACACCCTTGACTACCTGGATGATATCCTTGACGCCATCGAAAAGATCGCGATCTTCACCCGGGGCATGTCGTATGAGGAGTTCTGCGAGGACGATAAGACCGTTTAG
- a CDS encoding Coenzyme F420 hydrogenase/dehydrogenase, beta subunit C-terminal domain produces the protein MKSSVMNSVVEHDLCIGCGLCAALCPQDVLSMQWNRYGEYNPVETSPCTTECGLCLKVCPFADSGENEDTIGERLYGAVPGIQHRSETGYYLASYVGYSERHRPTSASGGMATWLLEALLTEGVVDHVICVAPTGDPERLFAFQVFDTPEEVRTGAGSAYYPVEMSEVIRQVLEVPGRYAVTGLPCFLKAIRLAQQRNKKLRERVVVTVGLTCGQLKSRHFTDYVAALAGVQGEVTAVRYRGKSPDQPASNYHYVFTAADGEEHKIFWNEGISEAWTNRWFTPRACSYCDDVFAECADVTCMDAWLPEYSRDSRGTSLVLVRSQAMREMVERGQGVRLDSIPVERVIQSQAGVVAIKRQHLTCRLYLDPQGVPEKRVAPERPKNPFLRQEVVLKERMRVLSRDRWGAGERDGKHLREAMGQDLRRLTAGRQISKIITFPVRILWYIRRKVGGNNHG, from the coding sequence ATGAAATCGTCCGTCATGAACAGCGTTGTCGAGCACGACCTCTGCATCGGCTGCGGCCTCTGCGCCGCTCTCTGCCCGCAGGACGTCCTTTCAATGCAATGGAACCGCTACGGCGAGTATAATCCCGTGGAAACGTCGCCCTGCACCACCGAGTGCGGTCTCTGCCTGAAGGTCTGCCCCTTTGCAGATTCCGGGGAGAACGAGGACACGATCGGGGAGCGGCTCTACGGTGCGGTCCCGGGGATCCAGCACCGCTCCGAGACCGGCTACTACCTCGCCTCGTACGTCGGCTACTCGGAGAGACACCGGCCGACAAGCGCCTCAGGCGGGATGGCGACCTGGCTCCTGGAAGCGCTGCTCACCGAGGGGGTCGTCGACCACGTCATCTGCGTTGCCCCCACCGGCGACCCGGAGCGTCTCTTCGCCTTCCAGGTCTTCGATACCCCGGAGGAGGTCCGCACCGGGGCCGGCTCGGCCTACTACCCGGTGGAGATGTCGGAAGTTATCAGGCAGGTCCTCGAGGTGCCGGGGCGCTACGCCGTCACCGGCCTGCCATGCTTCCTCAAGGCGATCCGGCTTGCCCAGCAGCGGAACAAGAAACTCCGGGAGCGGGTCGTCGTCACCGTCGGCCTCACCTGCGGGCAGCTGAAGAGCAGGCACTTCACCGACTACGTCGCCGCTCTCGCCGGGGTGCAGGGTGAGGTGACAGCGGTCCGCTACCGCGGGAAGAGCCCGGACCAGCCGGCGAGCAATTATCACTATGTGTTCACGGCCGCAGACGGTGAAGAGCACAAGATCTTCTGGAACGAGGGGATCAGTGAAGCCTGGACGAACCGGTGGTTCACGCCGAGGGCCTGCAGTTACTGCGATGACGTCTTCGCCGAGTGCGCGGACGTGACCTGCATGGACGCCTGGCTGCCGGAGTACTCGCGGGACAGCCGGGGGACGAGCCTTGTGCTGGTGCGGTCGCAGGCGATGCGGGAGATGGTCGAGCGGGGGCAGGGTGTTCGTCTCGACTCGATCCCGGTCGAGCGAGTGATCCAGAGCCAGGCCGGGGTCGTGGCGATTAAGCGGCAGCACCTGACATGCCGGCTGTACCTTGACCCGCAGGGGGTTCCGGAGAAGCGGGTGGCACCAGAGAGGCCGAAGAACCCCTTCCTGCGGCAGGAGGTCGTCCTGAAGGAGCGGATGCGGGTTTTAAGCCGGGATCGCTGGGGCGCCGGGGAGCGGGACGGAAAGCACCTCCGGGAGGCAATGGGGCAGGATCTGAGACGACTGACGGCGGGAAGACAAATATCAAAGATTATTACCTTCCCGGTAAGAATTCTTTGGTATATTCGGAGGAAGGTCGGGGGCAATAATCATGGATGA